The Falco biarmicus isolate bFalBia1 chromosome 14, bFalBia1.pri, whole genome shotgun sequence DNA segment aaattgcttACTTCACATTCTTTGTTGAAGCAAACACCAGTCAGAGAATGGGAAcgtttttctttctccactgagaagaaaaaaatagcaaaaaatgtgcagaaaatgcgcagtggggttttttatttaaataccgTCTTTTTCTTACACAAGAATATTTGAGAAACTAGATAAGAACATATTAAGTTCCTGAGACACTaaatttcctttgattttttaaaagtaaaattgcAGTCATTATGCAAGCAGagttttccctcctttctgtgGGACACTTCAGGCACCGGGGCAGCTCCACTGAAGCCGGCTGCCTTCACAAGAAAGACCAGCAaacagccagctgctgcacgGTGCAACGACAAGCAGGGTTGTGATATTAACATTCACTCCACCAGACCAAGCCCttcctttttcatattttatggACTTTTAGGGGTCCATAGGTGAGATGTTGGCAGAACTTGTAAtgttaaaaaaccctgaagcaGCTGAGTGGTGCTGTCAGGACTGGTGTTTTGGTCTTAGATCCCTCTAAGACGCATGTTTCAAGCCTGTATCCTTTTGTGAATCTGGGCAATAGTGCCAAAAAGCACTGATTCAGTCAAGACCCTTGCACAGGGAAAGCCAGCCACACCActgccaggaagaaaaaggcGCTCTCTTGGTTTATGGCATTTTAACTATTAGCTCGGTACCATCTCcccaaaagcagcagtgcagttCAACATGAGGACTAAGGCTTGATCCTACAGGCTGTCAGCTGTGGTGCAGTCccagagcagaggctggtgtCTGCAGGGGCTCTGACAGCTGGGCTTTCAGTGGACGATACCCTGGGCAGAGAAAGAGCATAGGACAGACCAAAGAGGCAGCTGCTACAAGCCAACTTAATATTGCCGGGTTAGTAAGAGACAACCATTTACTCATGGTGTCTCGGCTTGGAATTTTTATTGCACTTTCCTCATAATCAGTTAAGGCCAGCAGTCAGTGCACAAAGGCATTACGTGGCCTCGCTTCTCCTGTGGGGCTGGACCACGGCTGGTCTGTTGGGGCTGACATCAGGGCTGTGTCTGCCTGATGTCCGTTAGTTGCATCAATCAGTAGTTCCTCATTCAGACTTTTTACTCGTTGTTTGAAAAGGTTTTATTATGCTACTTCGAGCTGCTCACAGCTCCATTTTGTGGGTTTCAAATTGTGTTACTCTTTTGTTAATACTTTTAGGGCCTGTGTTTCATAATTGGATAGTGGAGGATGAGAGGTATGTCCTCCATACTGTTGGGAAAGCAATGAATATTGGATACTTTTTCGTTAACTGATGTGAGATTCAGCACTGCACATATTAATCTCTTACTGTCTTACAGGAACATTTTACACCTGAATGCAAATTCAAAGAATCAGTATTTGAAAACTACTATGTGACGTATTCTTCAATGATCTACAGACAGCAACAGTCTGGCCGGGGTTGGTATTTGGGTCTTAacaaagaaggagaaataatgaaaggaaaccatgtgaagaaaaataaacctgcagCACACTTTCTTCCAAAACCATTAAAAGGTAATTGCTTGGGTTTGCTCACTCTCTCTGAACTGACATTATCGTGTGTCAGAGATGTTTAATTGCTGTGCATACATATTTGAAGGCTTCAGCTACTTGTATAACAGGAGTATAATGTTCTGTAACACGCTGCTAACCTAACCAGAGCTGCTTTTTATAGGTTTCTCTACATTACCTCTGCATTTCTCTAATCTAACCAAATACACGTGTTAGTTTCTTTGTGCCCGAAATCCATACTGTCTCCATTACAGGTAATGAAGGCTCTGCCTGGAATGGCTCAAACATCTGCTCACAGGCCATCAGCAACTTGCTGTGTAGCTTGTCAGCCTGTGCTTTATGTTACAGGGTGTTTGTTTGCCTGTTTTTGCCTCTTATCTTATTTAAGCATGATGCTTATTAAACTGCAATTAATATTGGCATCAGCATATGATGTTAAAGGTAATAATGTATGTGGCATATATATAGTGATGTCTATTAAAAGCCAGAATTTACAGTCATCCTAGTTAACTGAAGGATGTGAATTGGGACTGTGGTGAGACTTGGCTCCCAGTTTGGTCAGTGCAAAGAGGGAGATCTCAGTCAATGTGTGGAGgtgctccttttctccagaagaGCTAGCTTCCATATGCTCCTTCCTTAAGAGGAATGAAGCCTTCTACTTCTGGGTTATGTTCTTAGGTAGCTTTTTAAGGAAGTGTCATTTTTAAATCAGAGGGAGTATTTCAAAGGTGCATAGCCCTGGGTGGATGCTGTCAGTCTACATTTAGGACTAGGTGTTTGGCACCTAATGTCGAGGTGCTCCTTACTTCTAATGTgtgtgaaaacaaaggaaacagaaggcTGAACATCAATTTTCACACCTACCTGCTTAGGCTACGTATACAAGTAACAGGTCAAATCACAGCTGTCAGCAGTGCTACTTCACCATTAATAAGGAAATGATGATTTATGTCATCTCAGGTCTCTCTTGTAAGTGTAGTGGGTAGGTGGGTGACCTAactgggagagggagggagctgtGGTTTTTCCCTTCTCTAAAATGTCATTCATTTGAAGACGACCTCAGAGGTTCTTAGGGGTGTTTAAAATGGAAGAGGTCTCCTTGCCATGTTTCTTCCGTTCCCTCCTTACATTGCACATTGCTGAATGAAAAATCCCAGCGTTTCACAGCCGGGCTTTGCACCAGCAGGCTGAGCCGCCCATAACGCGTGCTGACATGCTGCctctcttttgctttgcagtggcCATGTACAAAGAGCCTTCTCTCCACGATCTCACAGAGTTCTCAAGATCTGGAAGTGGGACCCCAACAAAGAGCAGAAGTGTTTCAGGAGTGCTAAATGGGGGTAAATCCATGAGCCAAAATGAGTCAACGTAGCCAGGTTCAGGCAAGCCAAGTGCTCTCTAAACAGAACCTTACCTCTGGATGCAGTTGAATTCTTACTAGCAGTCTTTCATCCAAATGTTCAATTGCCCAGGACAAGCCACCGAACTTGCATAGGTCACTTGTTTATCAGCCATTAGATCTACTGGTTGTCAAAGGATATACCCCAATAATGTAGAATATGCTTGTGCATATCACAAGGCAGTTGGATAGCCAGCAAACATAACTGCGGAATAAATCTTGGAGAAGAAATGTCcagctctttctctctctctctttttctctctctctttctctctctctcctatGCTTTGTggaatacaaaacaaaaacatttcacagcatTCACTGCTGATAAGAATTTGCTTTCCAACTCAGAAAAAGACCACTTTTGCTcttcaaaggaaattttaatgCTTGTATGTTTTATAGgggcaaacaaaaaaacaaaaatgtaaactCTGTTGTTTCCTTGGCTTACCGTTTTATATCTAAGGCTTGATAAAAAATGTATCCTTTAATTTGGAATAGTGCAACTTTTTGATTTCTGAACTCCAATGGGTCTTTAAAGctatgtctttaaaaataattaaaaattcaggGTTGGAACTGAGAGTTGGTGTCTCAGGCTCAAGCAAACAGTGTTCTTGTGGTTTTAAACAcaatgaaatataaatttttataGATTTGTAGTTTCTGGTAAAGTTCTTGTGCTAACCCCAGTCTGTAGGAATTGAGTTGTTTTGTTATCCCAAATGGAAGTTAACAGAAAGGGATAAAGTTGTCCTCCAGTGTAGATTTCTCTTAATTCCATTTTGTGTGTCATGTTAAACTATTGTTGTGGCTTCTTTTCTAAAGACAGAAACTGTGGAATTAAggtgacttaatttttttataagaaaCGTCTTATTTGTAAAAGTCCTTCTTTCACTGTAACGGGCACGTGAATATTGTGTAGGAGGAAGTGTTAGGACAGGTTACCCCTAAACAACATATACTTATACATGCTATTGGAAACAATTGTTTAAAAAACGTAGTTAGGTTTCCATTTAGGTCATCATGTCTGTTGCATGGGAGAAAGTTGGAATATCGGCATAGAGTTGCATGATGTGTAAGATTTTGTGCATTAATCATCGTTGGATTCTGTGCTCCAAAACTGACATAGTTCTGTACAGGCAGCTTTCTGCCTCGTACAAAAGACTTGTTTATTATTTGTTGTATACACAACCATGCACTGAATAAACTATTTATATTAAgatgtactttttaaaaaagcttgtTTGATTATATGATGTACATCCATGATTAATTTCAAGGGAGAGGGTTGGCAGTTAAATTATAAAGTTATGAAAGATACTGTAATTGatgtttaaaatctttctgtgtAATGGGTTATTCCCCTGTAATGCCACACGCTGTACGAGCGATaacatgttctttcttttggatATTGTTAGAACTGGTCTTACTTGCCCAGCCGAGATACTCAAAACATAGTGACGACTAAGTGCCACCAAGTCTTGGTAACGGCCCCGCTGCCGTGCGCTGCTGGAGCCCCAGTGAATTGCACTCCTTTGCTTTGAGCTCTTCTGTGCCTGCCCTCCCTGTTAGACTCTCCCTCGTGCAGCCACGCAGCGCTACCTCGCAGCACCCCTTCTCAGAGCCCTCGCTACAGGGCGTCCCAAAGAGATCCGGTAAGTCAGGCACTGCCTGTGCCAGGGTGGGACCCTGAGGATGCTCGGCCTTCTCTGTGCATCACTGCAGGTATGCTCTAGGGGCCAGCTTTATCTGGTCTTGAGGAAAAAGGCTTCCATGCCTCCCACCTTTGTGCACAGGCTCTGGTGAGAAAACATCcctctttcctgccttttctctctgaaaacatcagtgagAACTTTTGTCATCATCTGCAGCATCCAGGCAGCTCTAACAGGTGAGCTTCACTCATCAAGGTATTCCGAGAACTCCAAGGAGGAACAAGTTTTCATCATGGGTGACTGAAGAACCAGTTCTGGAAGGGAATAATGGAAATGGAGGCAAAAGGCTACTTATAAATGTTAGCCTGAAATTCAAATCAGGTATGCTGCTGTGTGCTCTGTGTGCCTCCCTTTTGACCAAAATGGAATTAGACCTCAGACCAGGCTGTGAGACAATGGGGTTTTTTAAGGCTGGGCtgagaaaggagggaaggatttgttgttttgtggCAAATAGTAGGCAAAAAGCTCTGGCTTGCTGAAGCTCCCATGTTGGAGCAGCATATCACCCTCCCCAAATGTCACCATCTTACTGTCCTTCAGAGGGCTTGGGGGTCCTCAGCTCACCTCTTTCCAAAAGGTGACGTGGGAGCACAACCAATGCCATAGAAATCCGTAAAACTCTAAGATGTGGCCATGATTGCTCCAGAGTTTTGATAAACATAGGTCAGGAGCATCTGTTCCCTTCAACCAAGTGCGGTATGCCCTTGTGGAACATTGCTCTTAACCCTTCCAACTCAAACATCAAGCTTATTGGGGTCACGTTCCAAAAGAGGAGTCCGAGTGCCTTAGGAACATaaagcctgatttaaaaaaccAGGCATATTTGTGGCAAAGCTAGTTCAATGTTGAGCATTTACTATCCTAAACATAAGTAGAGGTTGCTGCTTTGTAGCTGCAGCCTTACTGGTATTCCCCATCCCCAGTACCTTCAACCTTGAAGGCTGtctgcagtgaaagaaaaatgctcgTCTCACAAATTGTCCCTTCTGATGTCTGTAGTCTGACCCATCCTTTGTATTGACAGTGGCATCAGCTGTGAGCGTTCACTGCCCCGTTCCTAGTTTCAGAGGTTTCTAATAGACCAAGCTAACTAAGGCCACTCGGATTGAGATGTAAAGAGAGATAATGGCGATAGATGAGCCATAAACAACTGTTTCTGCCAATTATGTTAAATTTCTGACCAACCTGTTCCAACAATAGTTTTTCCTTCAGATTGTTGTGGACTAAAAGGCCAATATTCCTGATAGAGTCCTGACAGTAGACAAAAGCTCATGTACACTATGAGCAAAGTGGAGGATTATGCCCAGGGTTTTACATGTACTCTCTGGAGCCGCAGGCTTGGATTTAATAAGGAGAAATAGAGTTAAAGCTGCCTTTGCAGACAGCAAAGGCGATATTCTGACCCAGCCAGCAAAGTCCCTTGGTTAGACAAGAATGTGGCTTCAGCAGAGGGTCAGATTAAGGAGCCAGACTCCAGAGTATTTAAAGTGTCCTTTAGCACCCATAAATTAGAAAGTTAAACAGCAGGTGACTCCTGGATAACACCTTCCTTGAAGAAATCTGCTAGGTGTTGGAAAAATGTCCATATTGATGGTTGTCTATCAGAAGAAAACTTACAGCCTCTGGTCAACCCCCTTTGCTTTGCCACATGTACAGTGGCAGAGAACAGTAAGGTGCACACCTGGAATAAGGACAGAGCCCAGGGGCTGGCATGAAACCAAGCTGTGCACCAGCTGCGAGCCACCAGCCATCTGCAGAAGGCTTGGTGTCAGGCCCTTTCTGCTGTTGCCAATGTGACGGCTGATAGCTTTGATCTGCCGTTTCTCTTGTCCTTAcctccccagcagtgctgcccacGCTCTGTGCAGGGTGCCACGGACCTGGAGTGGGCTCAGGAGGTGCAGAACCATCACAGCAGCTTTCTGATGCACCTGGGCTTCACTTGGCAAAGCCCTGAGCCGCCGCAGTGGCTGTGCAGAGACCTGATGAAAGGCTGACAAATACTACCTGCcaacccaaaagaaaacaggtcACCCATGAAATTGGGAGGAATACTGCTAGGAGCACAACTATGACGAGGCAACTATTATGCTGCCTTTTTGTGATCCACCTGTCAGAGCTGGTTTCTTGGAGATCTCTGCAGGGGGCTCAGGCGTTGCCTGCCTGGCCTGGTTTtagggggagggagggtgggaagaATTCGTCTCTGTGTAACAGagatcttttttccttatttcttttcatttgcttcatgCTACCTCATAGCATGGTTGTATCACTGTAGCCATTTGCTCAGCCGTGTTCATCGCTGGCACGATGGAAGACAATTCCCTACTTGAGGAAAATATCTCAACGTTACCCCAGGGAAGAACGGTGCCCCTTCTGCAGCACTGTCTGGTGTCCCCACCGCTGGTTTCCAGCCCATGGGCCAGGTTTCCAGTGGGATAAAGACGGTGTAATGAGCTCAGGGATGCTGTGGTACGCCAGGCCTCTCCCCAGCTGAGCACCAGCACGAGAGCCAGGTCTGGCAAGAGCTCTGCTGTGTCT contains these protein-coding regions:
- the FGF13 gene encoding fibroblast growth factor 13 isoform X3, translated to MSGKVIKPKEEKDASKEPQLKGIVTKLYSRQGYHLQLQADGTIDGTKEEDSSYTLFNLIPVGLRVVAIQGVQTKLYLAMNSEGYLYTSEHFTPECKFKESVFENYYVTYSSMIYRQQQSGRGWYLGLNKEGEIMKGNHVKKNKPAAHFLPKPLKVAMYKEPSLHDLTEFSRSGSGTPTKSRSVSGVLNGGKSMSQNEST
- the FGF13 gene encoding fibroblast growth factor 13 isoform X4, whose protein sequence is MALGLRKSYSEPQLKGIVTKLYSRQGYHLQLQADGTIDGTKEEDSSYTLFNLIPVGLRVVAIQGVQTKLYLAMNSEGYLYTSEHFTPECKFKESVFENYYVTYSSMIYRQQQSGRGWYLGLNKEGEIMKGNHVKKNKPAAHFLPKPLKVAMYKEPSLHDLTEFSRSGSGTPTKSRSVSGVLNGGKSMSQNEST